The window TCCGGGTTACACTCGTCCCATGTGGAAAAACCGCCGACGGATCGTCGCCCTTCTCGCCGGCGCGGCGGCCCTGCTCCTCCCGTTTCTCCGGATCCGCGGGCGAAGCGCGATGCGGTTCGACCTTCCGACTCTCTCCCTCCACTTCTTCGGGGCGGTCGTCCCGATCGACGAGTTCCATCTCGTCCTTCTGGGAACGCTCCTCCTCGTATCGCTCACCCTCTGGGTGACGGTCGTCTTCGGGAGGTTGTGGTGCGGGTGGCTTTGCCCGCAGACGGTGATCGGCGAGGTCGGCGAGTGGATCGCCTCCGCGCTGCCGCCCCGTTTCCGGTCCGGCGGAAAGACGCTGGCGCTGCTCCCCTTCTCCGCCTTGGTGTCCCTCTCCCTCCTTTGGTATTTCGTCCCGCCCGCCGAGGCGACCCGCAACCTCTTCCGGTCCCCGGCCCTCCTCGGCTTCTTCCTGTCCCAGTGGGCTGCGATCTACGTCATGGTGGCCGTCGTGGGCCCCCGTTTCTGCAAGACGGCGTGCCCGTACGCGATGCTTCAGAACGTCCTCGCCGACCGGGAAACGCTCTCGGTGGCGTACGACCCGGCGCGTCCCGAGTGTCTGCGGTGCGACCGGTGCGTGCCGGTCTGCCCCGTGGGGATCGACATCCGGAAGGGCACCCAGCGGGAGTGCGTCGCCTGCGCGGCGTGCATCGACGCCTGCAGGGAGGTCACCGCACGGAAGAACATCGCGCCGTTCATCGCCTACCGTGGAACGGTCCGGCGGGGGAAAGCGTACATGTTCGCGGGGGGCGGCCTCGCGGCCGCGCTCGTCCTTCTCGCCGCGATCTGGATCCGTCCCGACGTCCGGTTCGCCGTGCAGTGGGAAGCGATGGCAGGATCCGCGCGGGGGAACGTCTACCGGTACTCCGTGCGGAACGACTCGGACCGGCCGATCGAGCTCGCGCTGTCCGTCGAGGAGCCGGCGCGTCTCCTCGGCGATCCGAAGGTCGCGGTCCCCTCCCGGGGGCGCGTCACAGGCACGGTGACGGTGCAGGGCGGGAGCGGGATACCAAGAGAGATCCTGATCACCGCCGCGGGGCGGGACTTCCGCATCGTCCGGAAGGCGGCATTCCCGTGAAGCGCCTGATCGTGGGCCTGTTCGCCGCCTTCGCGCTCCTGGTCGGCGCGACGGTCTACATCTCGTATCGTTCCTGGGACGGCCTCGTCGATCGCCCGTCTTCCGGAGCGGCGGGAGTCCTGCGCGGCGAAATCGGCGGACAGGAGGTCCTCCTCGCGATCACCCCATGGCCGCCGATCGCGATGCGAGAGGTCGATTTCACCGTTTCCCTTCCGGGAATCGCAGGGGAAAGCCCGCCGTACGTCGACCTGTCAATGGCGGGGATGGAGATGGGACGGAACCGCGTCGACCTTTCCCGCGGGGCCGACGGTCGATATCGCGGCAAGGGAGTGTTCG is drawn from bacterium and contains these coding sequences:
- a CDS encoding 4Fe-4S binding protein, giving the protein MWKNRRRIVALLAGAAALLLPFLRIRGRSAMRFDLPTLSLHFFGAVVPIDEFHLVLLGTLLLVSLTLWVTVVFGRLWCGWLCPQTVIGEVGEWIASALPPRFRSGGKTLALLPFSALVSLSLLWYFVPPAEATRNLFRSPALLGFFLSQWAAIYVMVAVVGPRFCKTACPYAMLQNVLADRETLSVAYDPARPECLRCDRCVPVCPVGIDIRKGTQRECVACAACIDACREVTARKNIAPFIAYRGTVRRGKAYMFAGGGLAAALVLLAAIWIRPDVRFAVQWEAMAGSARGNVYRYSVRNDSDRPIELALSVEEPARLLGDPKVAVPSRGRVTGTVTVQGGSGIPREILITAAGRDFRIVRKAAFP